Proteins encoded by one window of Streptomyces clavuligerus:
- a CDS encoding polysaccharide deacetylase family protein gives MITSLRKLAALTALGAVLVGCGSQQNAPDKPHRAPSGPAAANGPEAVKAPAVTPVFRRAPVTEETEEGEEEAEPTVALTFDADMTADQGSRAVRGERFDNPDLVDTLRTLKVPATIFMTGRWAEEYPDQAKEIGNDPLFEIGNHSYSHYAFTNTGECHELPRISRARMLTDVKRADTAIRRTGARHLVPYFRFPGGCFDKESLRAIAPAGKTAVQWDVVSGDAFANYADAVVEQVLNDVTPGSVVVLHLTRSAAPVTEAAIEQIVPELRDRGFKLVKVSELMKQRERKPKLAE, from the coding sequence GTGATTACATCTCTGCGGAAACTGGCGGCACTGACCGCCCTGGGTGCCGTGCTCGTCGGCTGCGGCAGCCAGCAGAACGCACCGGACAAGCCCCACCGCGCCCCTTCGGGCCCGGCTGCGGCCAATGGCCCCGAGGCCGTCAAAGCGCCCGCCGTGACGCCGGTCTTCCGGCGGGCCCCCGTCACCGAGGAGACCGAGGAAGGCGAGGAGGAGGCCGAACCGACCGTCGCGCTCACCTTTGACGCCGACATGACCGCCGATCAGGGCAGCAGGGCGGTACGGGGAGAGCGCTTCGACAACCCCGACCTGGTCGACACCCTGCGCACCCTGAAGGTCCCCGCCACGATCTTCATGACCGGACGCTGGGCCGAGGAGTACCCCGACCAGGCCAAGGAGATCGGGAACGACCCGCTGTTCGAGATCGGGAACCACTCGTACAGCCACTACGCCTTCACCAACACGGGCGAGTGCCACGAACTCCCCCGGATCAGCAGGGCGCGGATGCTGACGGACGTGAAACGGGCCGACACCGCGATCCGCCGGACCGGGGCGCGGCACCTCGTCCCCTACTTCCGCTTCCCCGGCGGCTGCTTCGACAAGGAGTCGCTGCGGGCCATCGCCCCGGCGGGGAAGACAGCCGTGCAGTGGGACGTCGTCAGCGGGGACGCGTTCGCCAACTACGCGGACGCCGTGGTGGAACAGGTGCTCAACGACGTGACCCCCGGGTCCGTGGTGGTACTGCACCTGACCCGGAGCGCGGCCCCCGTCACGGAGGCGGCGATCGAGCAGATCGTGCCGGAGCTGCGCGACCGCGGCTTCAAGCTGGTCAAGGTCTCGGAGCTGATGAAGCAGCGGGAGCGGAAGCCGAAGCTGGCGGAGTGA
- a CDS encoding phytoene desaturase family protein, producing the protein MPMRTSYDAVVVGGGHNGLVAAAYLARAGRSVLVLERSPATGGAAVSARPFAGVDARLSRYSYLVSLLPDRIVRDLGLDFAVRRRTVSSYTPVGDGGLLIGGGRTRESFAALTGGDREYTAWREFHAMTGRLAARVFPTLTEPLPRRAELRALVDDERAWRALFEEPVGVAVEEWFSHDVVRGVVLTDALIGTFADAHDPGLAQNRCFLYHVVGGGTGEWNVPVGGMGALTDALATAARRAGAEILTRHEVTHVHPEGPGAEVGYRTEDGEGTVAARHVLVNAAPRELAALLGEEPPPAAEGSQFKVNMVLRRLPRLRDGSVDPRAAFSGTFHVSEGYGQLAAAYREAAAGSLPSAPPSEIYCHTLTDPSILGPDLAAEGYQTLTLFGLHTPARLFADDPERTRDELLAATLAELDRHLAEPLADCLATDARGEPCVEARTPLDLDRELRLPGGHIFHRDLAFPYADEATGRWGVATRHPSVLLCGAGAVRGGGVSGIPGHNAAMSVLGH; encoded by the coding sequence ATGCCCATGCGGACCTCGTACGACGCGGTGGTGGTGGGCGGTGGCCACAACGGTCTGGTCGCCGCCGCGTATCTGGCCCGGGCCGGGCGCTCGGTGCTGGTCCTGGAGCGTTCCCCGGCCACCGGCGGGGCGGCCGTCTCCGCGCGGCCCTTCGCCGGGGTCGACGCGCGGCTGTCGCGCTACTCGTACCTGGTGTCGCTGCTGCCCGACCGGATCGTGCGCGATCTGGGGCTCGACTTCGCCGTCCGCCGCCGGACGGTCTCCTCGTACACCCCGGTCGGGGACGGCGGGCTGCTGATCGGCGGCGGGCGCACCCGGGAGTCCTTCGCCGCGCTCACCGGGGGCGACCGGGAGTACACGGCGTGGCGGGAGTTCCACGCGATGACGGGGCGGCTGGCCGCGCGGGTCTTCCCGACGCTGACGGAGCCGTTGCCCCGGCGGGCGGAGCTGCGGGCCCTCGTCGACGACGAGCGGGCGTGGCGGGCGCTGTTCGAGGAGCCCGTCGGGGTGGCGGTCGAGGAGTGGTTCTCCCACGACGTGGTCCGGGGGGTGGTGCTCACGGACGCCCTGATCGGCACCTTCGCCGACGCACACGACCCGGGTCTGGCGCAGAACCGGTGCTTCCTCTACCACGTCGTCGGCGGGGGCACGGGCGAGTGGAACGTGCCGGTCGGGGGCATGGGCGCGCTGACGGACGCGCTCGCGACGGCGGCGCGGCGCGCCGGGGCCGAGATCCTGACCCGGCACGAGGTCACCCATGTCCACCCGGAGGGGCCGGGCGCGGAGGTCGGCTACCGTACCGAGGACGGCGAGGGGACGGTGGCCGCCCGGCATGTGCTCGTCAACGCCGCACCGAGGGAACTGGCGGCCCTGCTGGGCGAGGAGCCGCCGCCCGCCGCCGAGGGGTCGCAGTTCAAGGTGAACATGGTGCTGCGGCGGCTGCCCCGGCTGCGGGACGGCTCGGTCGACCCGCGCGCCGCGTTCTCCGGCACGTTCCATGTCTCCGAGGGGTACGGGCAGCTCGCGGCCGCGTACCGCGAGGCCGCCGCCGGGTCGCTGCCGTCCGCGCCCCCGTCGGAGATCTACTGCCATACGCTCACCGACCCGTCGATCCTGGGGCCGGACCTCGCCGCCGAGGGGTACCAGACCCTCACCCTCTTCGGGCTGCACACGCCCGCCCGGCTCTTCGCCGACGACCCCGAACGGACCCGGGACGAACTCCTCGCGGCCACCCTCGCCGAACTCGACCGCCATCTCGCGGAGCCGCTCGCGGACTGTCTGGCGACCGACGCCCGGGGCGAGCCGTGCGTCGAGGCCAGGACCCCGCTCGACCTGGACCGCGAACTGCGCCTGCCCGGCGGGCACATCTTCCACCGCGACCTCGCCTTCCCGTACGCGGACGAGGCCACCGGCCGCTGGGGCGTGGCGACCCGCCACCCGTCCGTGCTGCTCTGCGGCGCGGGCGCGGTACGCGGCGGCGGCGTCAGCGGCATCCCGGGCCACAACGCCGCGATGTCCGTTCTGGGGCACTGA
- a CDS encoding MarR family winged helix-turn-helix transcriptional regulator, translating to MSTQDDFLRLDQQICFSLHAASRAFNGVYRAVLKDLGLTYPQYLAMLVLWEHGELPVKRIGELLRLDSGTLSPLLKRLESAGLVERRRSPEDERSVTVRPTGAGTELRERARDVPRRIARSTGLRVEDINGLREELAALTRALDAATP from the coding sequence ATGAGCACTCAGGACGACTTCCTCCGCCTGGACCAGCAGATCTGCTTCTCGTTGCACGCGGCGTCCCGCGCGTTCAACGGCGTCTACCGCGCGGTGCTGAAGGACCTGGGGCTGACCTATCCGCAGTACCTGGCGATGCTGGTGCTCTGGGAGCACGGCGAGCTGCCGGTGAAGCGGATCGGCGAGCTGCTGCGGCTGGACTCCGGCACGCTGTCGCCCCTGCTGAAGCGGCTGGAGTCGGCGGGCCTGGTGGAACGGCGCCGCTCACCCGAGGACGAGCGCTCCGTGACCGTCCGCCCCACCGGGGCGGGCACCGAGCTGCGGGAGCGCGCCCGCGATGTGCCGCGCCGCATCGCCCGTTCCACAGGGCTGCGCGTGGAGGACATCAACGGCCTGCGGGAGGAGCTGGCGGCACTGACCCGGGCGCTCGACGCGGCGACCCCCTGA
- a CDS encoding AIM24 family protein: MKSDLFASENMAQPATVPGMSLQNAKSVKYVVNGEMHARQGSMIAFRGNLQFERKGQGIGGMLKRAVTGEGLALMAVRGQGEAWFAHEANNCFIVEIEQGDSLTVNGRNVLCFDSTLSYEIKTVKGVGAAGGGLFNSVFSGSGKLAVICEGTPVVIPVTPQQPVCVDTNAVVGWSARLETSINRSQSFGSMVRGGSGEAVQLMLSGEGFVVVRPSELLPQKTSN; encoded by the coding sequence ATGAAAAGCGACCTCTTCGCCTCCGAGAACATGGCCCAGCCCGCCACCGTCCCGGGGATGTCCCTCCAGAACGCCAAGTCGGTCAAGTACGTCGTCAACGGTGAGATGCACGCCCGCCAGGGCTCGATGATCGCCTTCCGCGGCAATCTCCAGTTCGAGCGGAAGGGCCAGGGCATCGGCGGCATGCTCAAGCGCGCCGTGACCGGTGAGGGACTGGCGCTGATGGCCGTGCGCGGGCAGGGGGAGGCGTGGTTCGCCCACGAGGCCAACAACTGCTTCATCGTGGAGATAGAGCAGGGCGACTCGCTGACCGTCAACGGCCGCAACGTGCTCTGTTTCGACTCCACCCTGTCGTACGAGATCAAGACGGTGAAGGGCGTCGGCGCCGCCGGTGGCGGGCTCTTCAACAGCGTCTTCAGCGGCTCCGGCAAGCTCGCCGTCATCTGCGAGGGCACGCCCGTCGTGATCCCGGTGACGCCTCAGCAGCCGGTCTGCGTGGACACCAACGCGGTCGTGGGCTGGAGCGCCCGTCTGGAGACCTCGATCAACCGCTCGCAGTCCTTCGGCTCGATGGTGCGCGGCGGCTCCGGCGAGGCCGTGCAGCTCATGCTCTCGGGCGAGGGCTTCGTGGTGGTCCGGCCCAGTGAGCTGCTGCCGCAGAAGACCTCGAACTGA
- a CDS encoding alpha/beta hydrolase: protein MEVPLDYAEPDGRRIELTVSRGRATGPTGEQQGALVFNPGGPGASGMWFPLLAGVPEWERIARAYDFVGYAPRGVDRSAPLSCQDPREAVRAPTLSPTHPSPAYKRERVAEARRYAAGCARHAGAALRHYTSLNNARDLDVLRAALGEERLTFMGASYGTYFGALYADLFPSRVRRMVLDAPVDPAREKIWYRSNLEQSLAFEGRWADFRAWVARHHDVFGLGTSPEAVGHHYEEVRARLAVRPAGGRVGPGQLQSAMLAAVYHDDFWEPRARALAAYLRGDEEPLVAQAAPRAELARGAENAAAVYTAIECNDAPWPREFAVWDRDNTALARRAPFETWDNVWMNLPCAFWPAPRQQPLEVRTRRGELPPVLILAAERDAATPYEGARELARRLKGAVLVTEEDAGTHGIGGGANDCVNGHLEEYLLRGVTPVRRASCAPHPEPDPVSLERRGAEPVLRHAV from the coding sequence GTGGAGGTTCCGCTCGACTACGCGGAACCGGACGGCCGGCGGATCGAGCTGACGGTGAGCCGGGGCCGGGCCACCGGTCCCACCGGGGAGCAGCAGGGCGCGCTGGTGTTCAACCCTGGCGGACCCGGCGCCTCCGGAATGTGGTTCCCGCTGCTCGCGGGGGTCCCGGAGTGGGAGCGGATCGCCCGCGCCTACGACTTCGTCGGCTACGCGCCGCGCGGCGTCGACCGCTCCGCGCCGCTGAGCTGTCAGGACCCCCGGGAGGCGGTCAGGGCGCCGACCCTCTCCCCCACGCACCCCTCACCCGCGTACAAGAGGGAACGGGTCGCCGAGGCGCGGCGGTACGCGGCGGGCTGTGCCCGGCACGCGGGTGCGGCGCTGCGGCACTACACCTCGCTCAACAACGCGCGCGATCTCGATGTGCTGCGGGCGGCGCTCGGCGAGGAGCGGCTGACCTTCATGGGCGCGTCGTACGGGACGTACTTCGGCGCGCTGTACGCGGACCTGTTCCCGTCCCGTGTGCGCCGTATGGTCCTCGACGCGCCGGTGGACCCGGCCCGGGAGAAGATCTGGTACCGCAGCAACCTGGAGCAGTCGCTGGCGTTCGAGGGCCGCTGGGCCGACTTCCGCGCCTGGGTGGCCCGGCACCACGACGTCTTCGGTCTGGGGACGAGCCCCGAGGCGGTGGGGCACCACTACGAGGAGGTGCGGGCGCGGCTCGCGGTGCGGCCCGCGGGTGGCCGGGTGGGTCCCGGGCAGCTCCAGTCGGCGATGCTGGCCGCCGTCTACCACGACGACTTCTGGGAGCCGCGCGCCCGGGCGCTCGCCGCGTATCTGCGCGGGGACGAGGAACCGCTCGTGGCCCAGGCCGCGCCCCGGGCGGAGCTGGCGCGCGGCGCGGAGAACGCCGCCGCCGTGTACACGGCGATCGAGTGCAACGACGCGCCCTGGCCGCGGGAGTTCGCGGTGTGGGACCGGGACAACACCGCGCTGGCCCGCAGGGCCCCGTTCGAGACCTGGGACAACGTCTGGATGAATCTGCCGTGCGCCTTCTGGCCCGCGCCCCGGCAGCAGCCGCTGGAGGTGCGGACCCGGCGCGGGGAGCTGCCGCCGGTGCTGATCCTGGCGGCCGAGCGGGACGCGGCGACCCCGTACGAGGGGGCGCGGGAGCTGGCCCGGCGGCTCAAGGGCGCAGTGCTCGTCACGGAGGAGGACGCCGGGACCCATGGCATCGGCGGCGGCGCCAACGACTGCGTCAACGGCCATCTGGAGGAGTATCTGCTGCGGGGAGTGACGCCGGTGCGGCGCGCGTCGTGCGCGCCGCACCCGGAGCCGGACCCGGTGTCGCTGGAGCGGCGCGGGGCGGAGCCTGTGCTCCGGCACGCCGTCTGA
- a CDS encoding organic hydroperoxide resistance protein, which translates to MDALYTAVATATGRDGRAVSSDGTLDLPLALPQVLGGSGRGTNPEQLFAAGYAACFASAMATVARQEKIDVSEVAVTAEVGIGKDAEDGGFALSVVIRAELPDHLQGGPGRALLEKTHAFCPYSKATRGNIPVELVIE; encoded by the coding sequence ATGGACGCGCTCTACACCGCCGTCGCCACCGCCACCGGCCGCGACGGCCGCGCCGTCAGCTCGGACGGCACGCTGGATCTGCCGCTCGCCCTGCCGCAGGTCCTGGGCGGCAGCGGCCGGGGGACCAACCCCGAGCAGCTCTTCGCCGCCGGTTACGCGGCCTGTTTCGCGAGCGCCATGGCGACGGTCGCCCGCCAGGAGAAGATCGACGTCAGCGAGGTCGCGGTGACCGCCGAGGTGGGCATCGGCAAGGACGCGGAGGACGGCGGCTTCGCCCTCTCCGTGGTGATCCGGGCCGAACTGCCCGACCACCTCCAGGGCGGGCCCGGCCGTGCGCTGCTGGAGAAGACGCACGCCTTCTGCCCCTACTCCAAGGCCACCCGGGGCAACATCCCCGTCGAGCTGGTCATCGAGTAG
- a CDS encoding peptidyl-tRNA hydrolase: protein MARRRGAAAAGRHRPGRLARVSSEDPQHAESAESAERDEAPQYVLPLVVRIEKAGPPARTDALETAARAVLTLLADERSRDGGVWEKAVRDWEDARIRKVVRRARGAEWRKASGLPGITVTGEHAEVRVFPPVPLDGWPKELAKLQVSGTELDDPAAPPAALPDAPVLWLNPGVPMSAGKAMAQAGHAAQLAWWDLPAPARTAWAAGGFPLSVRTPSPSRWSDLTGAGLPVVRDAGFTEIAPNTCTVVADHRALL, encoded by the coding sequence ATGGCGCGGCGGCGGGGTGCGGCGGCGGCGGGCCGCCACCGGCCTGGCAGACTGGCCCGGGTGAGCAGCGAAGACCCCCAGCACGCCGAGAGCGCCGAGAGCGCGGAGCGCGACGAGGCCCCGCAGTACGTCCTTCCGCTCGTCGTCCGCATCGAGAAGGCCGGGCCCCCGGCGCGCACCGACGCGCTGGAGACCGCCGCCCGCGCGGTGCTGACCCTCCTCGCCGACGAGCGGAGCCGGGACGGCGGCGTCTGGGAGAAGGCCGTACGCGACTGGGAGGACGCCCGTATCCGCAAGGTGGTGCGGCGGGCGCGGGGCGCGGAGTGGCGCAAGGCGTCGGGGCTGCCGGGGATCACCGTGACCGGTGAACACGCGGAGGTCCGGGTCTTCCCGCCGGTGCCGCTGGACGGCTGGCCCAAGGAACTGGCCAAGCTCCAGGTCTCCGGCACCGAACTGGACGACCCGGCGGCACCGCCCGCCGCGCTGCCGGACGCCCCGGTGCTCTGGCTGAACCCGGGCGTCCCGATGTCGGCGGGCAAGGCCATGGCCCAGGCGGGCCACGCCGCCCAACTCGCCTGGTGGGACCTGCCCGCCCCGGCCCGCACGGCGTGGGCCGCCGGGGGCTTCCCCCTCTCCGTGCGCACCCCGTCCCCGTCCCGGTGGTCCGACCTGACCGGGGCGGGCCTCCCGGTGGTGCGTGACGCCGGTTTCACGGAGATCGCACCGAACACATGCACGGTGGTGGCGGACCACCGGGCGCTGCTCTGA
- the zapE gene encoding cell division protein ZapE yields the protein MPSDLPSEPSAGPSSASATEPLFDVAGGPDAAASAADAADAAGNAAGGTAPLSLCAREPHVPADRLVAAMVPPPRFDSVRFETYVPDERQPSQREAVTALSAFAAGLGAAPASGGGAGGGLLRWFGIGRRPAPAPAGPRGVYLDGGYGVGKTHLLASLWHATPAEPSLKAFGTFVELTHLVGALGFQQTVRTLSDHRLLCIDEFELDDPGDTVLVSSLLRKLVEAGVALAATSNTLPGKLGEGRFAAADFLREIQGLSAHFRPLRVDGEDYRHRGLPEAPPPYADEVVVKTARTVAGASLDSFPELLTHLAKVHPSRYGALIDGVSTVCLTDVRPVPDQSTALRLVVLADRLYDREVPVLASGLPFDRLFSEEMLNGGYRKKYFRAISRLTALARDAKEPVGQ from the coding sequence ATGCCTTCCGACCTGCCATCCGAGCCGTCCGCCGGGCCGTCGTCCGCGTCGGCGACCGAGCCTTTGTTCGATGTGGCGGGCGGGCCGGACGCCGCCGCGTCCGCCGCAGATGCCGCAGATGCCGCCGGGAACGCCGCCGGAGGCACCGCGCCGCTGTCGCTGTGCGCCCGTGAGCCCCATGTCCCCGCGGACCGGCTGGTCGCGGCGATGGTGCCGCCGCCGCGCTTCGACTCCGTCCGCTTCGAGACCTATGTCCCGGACGAGCGGCAGCCCAGCCAGCGGGAGGCGGTCACCGCGCTGAGCGCGTTCGCGGCCGGTCTCGGCGCCGCCCCCGCGAGCGGCGGCGGCGCGGGCGGCGGGCTGCTCCGCTGGTTCGGCATCGGCAGGCGCCCGGCGCCCGCCCCCGCCGGGCCGCGCGGCGTCTACCTCGACGGCGGCTACGGCGTCGGGAAGACCCATCTCCTCGCCTCTCTCTGGCACGCCACCCCGGCCGAGCCCTCGCTCAAGGCGTTCGGCACCTTCGTGGAGCTGACCCATCTGGTCGGCGCGCTCGGCTTCCAGCAGACGGTGCGGACCCTCAGCGACCACCGGCTGCTCTGCATCGACGAGTTCGAGCTGGACGACCCGGGCGACACCGTGCTCGTCTCCAGCCTGCTGCGCAAGCTGGTGGAGGCGGGGGTCGCGCTGGCGGCCACGTCCAACACCCTCCCCGGGAAGCTGGGCGAGGGCCGGTTCGCCGCCGCCGACTTCCTGCGGGAGATCCAGGGGCTCTCCGCGCACTTCCGCCCGCTGCGGGTCGACGGCGAGGACTACCGCCACCGGGGGCTGCCCGAGGCCCCTCCCCCGTACGCCGACGAGGTGGTCGTGAAGACCGCCCGCACCGTCGCGGGCGCCTCCCTCGACTCCTTCCCCGAACTGCTGACCCATCTGGCGAAGGTGCACCCGAGCCGGTACGGGGCGCTGATCGATGGGGTGAGCACGGTCTGTCTCACCGATGTGCGGCCGGTGCCGGACCAGTCCACGGCGCTGCGGCTGGTGGTGCTCGCCGACCGGCTGTACGACCGCGAGGTGCCGGTGCTCGCCTCCGGACTCCCGTTCGACCGTCTCTTCAGTGAGGAGATGCTCAACGGCGGCTACCGGAAGAAGTACTTCCGCGCGATCTCCCGGCTGACGGCCCTGGCCCGTGACGCGAAGGAACCCGTGGGGCAGTAG
- a CDS encoding TIGR04222 domain-containing membrane protein, producing the protein MGTAAVIILLAFAGACSGLLVLESRTRRGTPRFDGVAVLHDVHEAAFLSGGPPRVVDTALAAMNGDGRLLIGEPGIVSVADRVVRHPVQQAVYDTLDNAPNGSVVHLRARAMRHHTVQGIGDGLARRGLLLPRGPRRGFVDFLGCVLAVVSALATLVVIVATILSYDLDWDRPPVPFALLTLPATLTGLITGLLVVSRCRARVSKQGRQALAGYRKQHAETEDPATLVATKGPRALPKSAAQTVLVAAALTTVVLLDSTRSDGMAVAAPWCGSSDGYGDGGSGAGGGDGGGDGGGGDGGGGDGGGGDGDGGGCGGCGGCGCG; encoded by the coding sequence ATGGGCACAGCCGCAGTCATCATCCTGCTCGCGTTCGCGGGAGCCTGCTCCGGTCTCCTCGTCCTGGAGTCGCGGACCCGGCGCGGCACCCCCCGTTTCGACGGGGTCGCCGTCCTCCACGACGTCCATGAGGCCGCCTTTCTGAGCGGCGGACCGCCACGGGTCGTGGACACCGCGCTCGCGGCGATGAACGGCGACGGACGGCTGCTGATCGGCGAGCCGGGCATCGTCTCCGTCGCGGACCGGGTCGTCCGCCACCCGGTCCAGCAGGCGGTGTACGACACGCTCGACAACGCGCCGAACGGCTCCGTGGTCCATCTGCGGGCCCGGGCCATGCGGCACCACACCGTCCAGGGGATCGGGGACGGGCTCGCCCGGCGCGGGCTGCTGCTGCCGCGCGGCCCGAGACGGGGGTTCGTGGACTTCCTGGGCTGTGTGCTGGCCGTGGTCTCGGCCCTGGCGACCCTCGTGGTGATCGTGGCCACGATCCTCAGCTACGACCTGGACTGGGACCGGCCTCCCGTTCCCTTCGCGCTGCTGACGCTGCCCGCGACCCTCACGGGGCTGATCACCGGTCTTCTCGTCGTCTCCCGGTGCCGCGCCCGCGTCAGCAAGCAGGGCAGGCAGGCCCTGGCCGGATACCGCAAGCAGCACGCGGAGACCGAGGACCCGGCCACCCTGGTCGCGACCAAGGGGCCGCGGGCCCTGCCGAAGTCCGCGGCGCAGACCGTGCTGGTCGCCGCCGCCCTCACCACGGTCGTCCTGCTGGACTCGACGCGGAGCGACGGCATGGCCGTGGCCGCCCCGTGGTGCGGCTCCTCCGACGGCTACGGCGACGGGGGGAGCGGCGCGGGCGGAGGAGACGGCGGCGGGGACGGCGGCGGCGGGGACGGCGGCGGCGGGGACGGCGGCGGCGGGGACGGGGACGGGGGAGGCTGCGGGGGGTGCGGCGGCTGCGGCTGCGGCTGA
- a CDS encoding DUF692 domain-containing protein, with product MELGIGIGWRPEIAEVVAELPGVDWVEVVAENICPGHVPEALERLRSRGVRVVPHGVSLGLGGADRPDAGKLAALARRAEALGSPLVTEHIAFVRAGGPLTASRTLEAGHLLPVPRTRDALRVLCENVRIAQDSLPVPLAVENIAALFSWPHEELTEGQFLAELVERTGVRLLVDVANLHTNRVNRGEDPAKALDELPVEAIAYVHVAGGVERDGVWHDTHAHPVPEPVLDVLRELRARVRPPGVLLERDDDFPPGEELARELDTVRATLRSAAPRTAAVPAPRRAPTRPAEPAKNTEPAEPAEAAENTEPALPADGEAVEGAVRERLALGQVALLSALVAGTPAPEGFDARRLRTQRRALAAKRASVVAKVAPELRDILGDGYRAAFLSYARNRPMHHGYRRDALDFAEHLLIAGTPVDDRARRRLTHWWEERVTPQPPRRTTRMVRAARAVLIRR from the coding sequence ATGGAGCTGGGGATCGGGATCGGGTGGCGGCCGGAGATCGCGGAGGTGGTGGCGGAGCTGCCGGGGGTCGACTGGGTCGAGGTGGTGGCCGAGAACATATGCCCCGGGCATGTTCCCGAGGCGCTGGAGCGGTTGCGTTCGCGTGGGGTGCGGGTCGTGCCGCACGGGGTCTCGCTGGGGCTCGGCGGGGCGGACCGGCCGGACGCGGGGAAGCTCGCCGCGCTGGCGCGCCGGGCCGAGGCCCTCGGGTCGCCGCTGGTCACGGAGCACATCGCGTTCGTCCGCGCCGGGGGGCCGCTGACCGCGTCGCGGACCCTGGAGGCGGGCCATCTGCTGCCGGTGCCGCGCACCCGTGACGCTCTGCGGGTGCTGTGCGAGAACGTGCGGATCGCGCAGGACTCGCTTCCCGTACCGCTCGCCGTGGAGAACATCGCCGCGCTGTTCTCCTGGCCCCACGAGGAGCTGACCGAGGGGCAGTTCCTGGCCGAGCTGGTCGAACGCACCGGGGTGCGGCTGCTCGTCGACGTGGCCAATCTCCACACCAACCGGGTCAACCGCGGCGAGGACCCCGCGAAGGCCCTGGACGAGCTGCCCGTCGAGGCGATCGCGTACGTCCATGTCGCGGGCGGCGTCGAGCGGGACGGCGTCTGGCACGACACCCACGCCCACCCGGTGCCCGAGCCGGTCCTCGACGTGCTGCGGGAGCTGCGGGCCCGGGTCCGGCCCCCCGGGGTGCTGCTGGAGCGCGACGACGACTTCCCGCCCGGCGAGGAGCTGGCCCGCGAGCTGGACACCGTCCGGGCCACGCTGCGGAGCGCCGCGCCGCGGACCGCCGCGGTCCCCGCGCCCCGGCGCGCGCCGACCCGACCCGCCGAGCCCGCCAAGAACACAGAGCCCGCCGAGCCCGCCGAAGCCGCCGAGAACACCGAGCCCGCCCTGCCCGCCGACGGCGAAGCCGTCGAGGGCGCCGTACGCGAACGGCTCGCCCTCGGCCAGGTCGCGCTGCTCTCCGCCCTGGTCGCGGGCACCCCCGCCCCCGAGGGCTTCGACGCCCGGCGGCTGCGGACCCAGCGCCGCGCCCTGGCCGCCAAGCGCGCGTCGGTCGTCGCGAAGGTCGCGCCCGAGCTGCGCGACATCCTCGGTGACGGCTACCGCGCCGCGTTCCTCTCGTACGCCCGGAACCGGCCGATGCACCACGGGTACCGCAGGGACGCCCTGGACTTCGCCGAGCATCTGCTCATCGCGGGAACGCCGGTCGACGACCGGGCCCGACGCCGGCTCACCCACTGGTGGGAGGAGCGCGTCACACCTCAGCCGCCGCGGCGCACGACCCGGATGGTCCGTGCCGCCCGCGCCGTCCTCATACGGAGGTAA
- a CDS encoding OsmC family protein, protein MATTRTAHTVWEGELLKGSGTVTFDSSGIGSQPVSWPSRAEQANGRTSPEELIAAAHSSCFSMALSHGLTGAGTPPTRLETKADVTFQPGEGITGIHLSVRGEVPGVDEETFVAAAENAKKNCPVSQALTGTTITLSAELA, encoded by the coding sequence ATGGCCACCACCCGCACGGCGCACACGGTCTGGGAAGGCGAACTGCTCAAGGGCTCGGGCACCGTCACGTTCGACTCCTCCGGCATCGGCTCGCAGCCGGTCTCCTGGCCGTCCCGCGCCGAGCAGGCCAACGGCAGGACCAGCCCGGAGGAGCTGATCGCCGCCGCGCACTCCAGCTGCTTCTCGATGGCCCTCTCGCACGGCCTGACCGGCGCCGGGACCCCGCCCACCCGGCTGGAGACCAAGGCCGACGTCACCTTCCAGCCCGGTGAGGGCATCACCGGTATCCATCTCTCCGTGCGCGGCGAGGTGCCCGGTGTGGACGAGGAGACGTTCGTGGCCGCCGCCGAGAACGCCAAGAAGAACTGCCCGGTGAGCCAGGCGCTGACCGGCACCACCATCACGCTCTCGGCCGAGCTGGCCTGA